In Labilibaculum sp. DW002, one DNA window encodes the following:
- a CDS encoding TldD/PmbA family protein, with amino-acid sequence MKDNKKVELARWASKYAKENGAKEVSVSVYDSKESEVEVRKQKIEKIQESIQSGLSLKLYVNGKYSTHSTNRLNKNDLEKFIKEAILGTDYLAEDKYRSLPDRNLCYDGTEKDLKLYDSSYDAIDPRQKIDLAMQVEAETNGMDDRIISVSGSYGDGSYRSYLVLSNGVEGFKESTSYSVSASASINGGDSRPSDYHYNAARFWNHLSGEGVGKYAVERALKKIGAKTIKSGKMEMLIENRSVGRVFSSLLQPMYGYNLQQKRSFLEGKMDQKIASDLLSITDNPFIESGRNSRLYDGDGLAARKMTVIEKGVLKTYYIGDYYGKKLEMEPTTGSASNLIFELGDKDLAGLTKDMNEGILVTGFNGGNSNSATGDFSVGVEGFYVKKGKIIHPVSGMNVTGNHKEIWNNLIAIGNDPLTDRSWQTPSMMFEGIDFSGL; translated from the coding sequence ATGAAAGATAATAAAAAGGTGGAGTTGGCCCGATGGGCTTCCAAATATGCCAAGGAAAATGGCGCAAAAGAGGTTTCTGTTTCAGTTTATGATTCCAAGGAATCGGAAGTAGAAGTTAGAAAACAGAAAATAGAAAAAATACAAGAGTCGATTCAAAGTGGCTTAAGTTTAAAGCTGTATGTGAATGGAAAGTATTCAACTCATTCAACAAATCGATTGAATAAGAATGATCTTGAAAAATTTATCAAGGAGGCTATTTTAGGAACTGATTATCTGGCTGAAGATAAATATCGTTCACTACCAGATCGTAATCTATGTTACGATGGGACCGAAAAAGATTTGAAGTTGTATGATTCAAGTTATGATGCGATTGATCCTCGTCAGAAAATTGATTTGGCCATGCAGGTTGAAGCGGAAACGAATGGCATGGATGATCGAATAATTAGTGTGTCTGGTTCTTATGGAGATGGTTCTTACCGTAGCTATCTTGTTTTGAGTAATGGTGTTGAAGGTTTTAAAGAATCTACATCTTATTCAGTTAGTGCAAGTGCATCAATAAATGGTGGAGATAGCCGCCCGAGTGATTACCATTACAATGCTGCCAGATTTTGGAATCATTTATCCGGAGAAGGAGTTGGAAAATATGCTGTTGAAAGAGCTTTGAAAAAGATTGGTGCAAAGACAATTAAGTCAGGAAAAATGGAAATGTTGATTGAAAACAGATCTGTTGGACGTGTTTTTAGTTCTCTTCTTCAACCTATGTACGGTTATAACCTGCAACAAAAAAGATCATTTTTAGAAGGGAAAATGGATCAGAAAATTGCTTCTGATTTATTGAGTATTACGGATAATCCATTTATTGAATCAGGTCGTAATTCACGCTTATATGATGGTGATGGTTTGGCTGCTCGTAAAATGACTGTTATAGAAAAAGGAGTATTGAAAACCTATTATATTGGTGATTATTATGGGAAGAAGTTAGAAATGGAACCAACAACTGGCTCAGCATCTAATCTAATTTTTGAATTAGGAGATAAAGACTTGGCAGGCTTAACCAAAGATATGAACGAAGGTATTTTGGTTACTGGTTTTAATGGAGGTAATTCAAATTCTGCAACAGGTGATTTTTCTGTTGGAGTAGAAGGATTCTATGTTAAGAAAGGAAAAATTATTCATCCAGTTTCAGGTATGAATGTTACCGGGAATCATAAGGAAATATGGAATAATTTAATTGCAATAGGTAATGATCCGTTAACCGATCGTTCGTGGCAAACACCAAGTATGATGTTTGAAGGAATAGATTTTAGTGGATTATAA
- a CDS encoding TldD/PmbA family protein, which produces MNNEFSRREFIRTGSFSLAGMAILPSFLSMGCNRITEQSGLEEYYSHFNVDKEMLQKVMAEALSRGGDYCDLYFEHSLSNYVGLQDKQVNRAGSNIDYGVGVRVLKGDQTGYAFSEEVSLEAMKKVAKTAASIANESKDFPSINLKERVHPEFCKVNTSWEDVSIKQKIPFLQKLNDKVFNLDDKVAKVQVYLDDSSSYILFANSEGVISYDYRPMVSFIAVCVMEKGDRREDFFASRSMRIGYEYLNEELLDEIANEVVEGANKQFEAVKPKAGQMEVVLAAGGAGILLHEAMGHAFEADFNRKETSIFSDKMGQKVGEDFVTIVDDGTNPNYRGTLNIDDEGILTQKTKMVENGVLTSYLHDRISAKHYKVAPTGNGRRESFRYAPIPRMRNTYMEAGPHTKEDIISSVKDGIYVDTFTNGEVKIGAGDFTFYVKSGYLIENGKLTQPIKDVNLIGNGPDALRQISMVGNDLKIDCGTGTCGKGGQGVPVSMGLPTVKVAQLTVGGVNA; this is translated from the coding sequence ATGAACAATGAATTTTCAAGAAGAGAGTTTATCCGAACAGGATCTTTCTCACTTGCAGGAATGGCGATTTTGCCCTCATTTTTAAGTATGGGATGCAATCGCATCACTGAACAATCAGGATTAGAGGAGTATTATTCGCATTTTAATGTTGACAAAGAAATGCTTCAAAAGGTAATGGCTGAAGCATTATCAAGAGGTGGCGATTATTGCGATTTGTATTTCGAACACTCTCTTTCAAACTATGTTGGACTTCAAGACAAACAAGTAAATCGTGCAGGATCAAATATTGATTATGGAGTAGGTGTGCGAGTATTAAAAGGGGATCAAACTGGTTACGCTTTTTCTGAGGAGGTTTCTTTGGAAGCCATGAAAAAAGTAGCTAAAACAGCTGCAAGTATAGCAAATGAAAGTAAAGATTTTCCATCTATTAACTTAAAGGAAAGAGTACATCCAGAATTTTGTAAGGTCAATACTTCTTGGGAGGATGTATCTATCAAACAAAAAATACCATTCCTTCAAAAACTCAACGATAAGGTTTTTAATTTAGATGATAAGGTAGCTAAGGTGCAGGTTTATCTTGACGATAGCTCCTCTTACATTCTTTTTGCAAATTCTGAAGGAGTAATCAGTTATGACTATCGCCCTATGGTTAGTTTTATTGCTGTTTGTGTAATGGAAAAAGGAGATAGAAGAGAAGATTTCTTTGCATCTCGCTCCATGAGAATAGGTTATGAATATTTAAACGAGGAATTGTTAGATGAAATAGCAAATGAAGTTGTCGAAGGTGCTAACAAACAATTTGAAGCTGTGAAACCAAAAGCAGGACAAATGGAAGTTGTTTTAGCTGCAGGTGGAGCTGGAATTTTATTGCACGAGGCAATGGGACACGCATTCGAAGCTGATTTTAATCGCAAAGAAACTTCAATTTTCAGTGATAAAATGGGGCAAAAGGTTGGAGAAGATTTTGTGACAATTGTAGATGACGGAACGAATCCAAACTATCGAGGAACATTAAATATAGACGATGAAGGGATTCTTACCCAGAAAACGAAGATGGTCGAAAATGGTGTGTTAACCAGTTATCTTCACGATCGAATTAGTGCAAAACATTACAAAGTAGCTCCTACAGGAAATGGTCGTCGCGAATCTTTTCGATACGCACCAATTCCTCGCATGAGAAATACTTATATGGAAGCAGGTCCTCATACTAAAGAAGATATTATTTCTAGTGTTAAGGATGGAATTTATGTAGACACATTTACGAATGGAGAAGTGAAAATTGGAGCAGGAGATTTTACTTTCTATGTGAAATCAGGATATTTAATTGAAAATGGTAAACTAACCCAACCAATAAAGGATGTAAATCTAATTGGAAATGGGCCTGATGCTCTTCGCCAAATCTCAATGGTCGGTAATGATCTGAAAATTGATTGTGGAACTGGAACTTGTGGTAAGGGAGGACAAGGTGTTCCTGTATCTATGGGATTGCCAACGGTTAAAGTAGCACAACTTACTGTTGGTGGTGTAAATGCTTAA
- a CDS encoding prolyl oligopeptidase family serine peptidase, whose product MKHFLLIIICCLSIQSLHSQKLEYPICPKHTVVDTFFNHYLVTDNYRWLENVRCDSALSWIEAEKKISAKFLQKASAKYNSKAALKKYSFVDGFSASKKGKYFFGYGRRNKFASSGLYIGDSFDNINQLLIDPNFKNGGDKIDITGFDVSLDSKNLVYMINRNGTDWREIKVVGLPSGKEKKDHLKGIKYSSVAWKNDGFFYSQYPNLGEFYAAVGEEVYYHKLGDSQELDKLIFKRKNPSTKFSYSTTSDERYFILEEETTNYFNYFFIDYQSDKPYLRPLLMKQRSSISIIDSQGDELIAITGKKSNGGSIVAIDPYNPFKWRQIIPQVEDGVLTRCIAKKDKLLLTYQSNQHPILKVFDYYGKQLFNMNFPSGSSISGFDGEKDDDNIIFYRQQYTMPSISYHFNVKTFEVKYGEAVNVVFNFKSYKTKSIKYPVNDSISVPINLVYKKGLKLDGNNPCLLKAYGGFGSISTPHFDPGIIHFIEKGGVYAYANIRGGGDLGISWAQAGKRLNKQNTIDDFNAAAEFLIKEGYSKSEKMACTGGSHGGLVVAAAAIQRPDLYAAVIPVVAVTDMIRFEKFTVGVLHRDEFGTVKDSLDFANLLSYSPLHNIKQDVNYPAMMIMTSENDDRVPPLHSYKFVAELQNRKAQINPILLRVEKDAGHYGGTNSYARNKFRANFYDFLLKVLMN is encoded by the coding sequence ATGAAACATTTTCTGCTAATAATTATTTGCTGTTTAAGCATTCAGTCATTACACTCTCAAAAACTTGAATACCCTATTTGCCCAAAACATACTGTTGTAGATACATTTTTTAATCATTATCTCGTTACTGATAATTACAGATGGTTAGAAAATGTACGTTGCGATAGTGCATTATCGTGGATCGAAGCAGAAAAAAAGATATCAGCAAAATTCCTTCAAAAAGCTTCAGCTAAATACAATTCTAAAGCAGCATTAAAAAAATATTCCTTTGTTGATGGGTTTTCAGCGTCTAAAAAAGGAAAATACTTTTTTGGTTATGGACGAAGAAATAAATTCGCATCTTCAGGTCTTTATATTGGTGATAGCTTTGACAACATTAACCAACTCTTAATTGATCCCAACTTTAAAAATGGAGGAGATAAAATTGACATTACTGGCTTTGATGTTTCTCTAGACTCAAAAAACCTGGTCTATATGATAAACCGTAATGGAACTGACTGGAGAGAAATTAAAGTTGTTGGCTTACCTTCTGGGAAAGAGAAAAAAGATCATTTAAAAGGTATAAAATATTCTTCTGTTGCATGGAAAAATGATGGTTTCTTTTATTCGCAATATCCAAATCTTGGTGAATTCTATGCCGCAGTTGGAGAAGAAGTTTATTATCATAAACTGGGCGATTCTCAGGAACTGGATAAGCTTATTTTTAAAAGAAAAAACCCTTCTACAAAATTCTCATACTCGACTACTTCTGATGAACGATATTTTATATTAGAAGAAGAAACTACCAATTACTTCAATTATTTTTTCATTGATTATCAGTCGGATAAACCATACTTACGACCACTATTAATGAAGCAAAGGTCAAGTATTTCAATTATAGACAGTCAAGGTGATGAATTGATAGCCATTACTGGTAAAAAATCTAATGGAGGTTCTATCGTTGCTATCGATCCATATAATCCTTTTAAATGGAGGCAAATTATTCCACAAGTTGAAGATGGTGTCCTAACTCGATGTATTGCAAAAAAAGATAAACTCCTACTAACTTATCAGAGTAATCAACATCCTATTTTAAAGGTATTCGATTATTACGGGAAACAACTTTTCAATATGAATTTCCCAAGTGGTAGTTCTATTAGCGGATTTGATGGTGAAAAAGATGATGATAATATCATTTTCTATAGGCAACAATACACCATGCCATCAATCTCTTATCATTTTAATGTTAAAACCTTCGAAGTAAAATATGGTGAGGCTGTTAATGTAGTGTTCAACTTTAAGAGTTATAAGACTAAATCAATTAAATATCCAGTTAATGATAGCATAAGCGTACCAATAAATTTGGTATATAAAAAAGGATTAAAACTAGATGGAAATAATCCTTGTTTACTAAAAGCTTATGGTGGATTTGGATCGATATCTACTCCTCACTTTGATCCAGGAATTATTCATTTTATTGAAAAAGGAGGTGTATATGCCTATGCTAATATTAGAGGCGGTGGAGATTTAGGTATTTCTTGGGCGCAAGCTGGTAAACGACTAAACAAACAAAATACGATTGATGATTTTAATGCAGCAGCAGAATTTTTAATTAAAGAAGGCTATTCTAAATCTGAAAAAATGGCCTGCACTGGAGGTTCACATGGAGGTTTGGTAGTTGCAGCTGCAGCAATTCAAAGACCAGATTTATATGCTGCTGTTATTCCTGTTGTTGCTGTTACAGATATGATTCGATTTGAAAAATTTACTGTTGGTGTTCTTCATCGAGATGAATTTGGTACAGTCAAAGATTCTTTAGATTTTGCTAATCTTCTTAGTTATTCTCCATTGCACAATATAAAACAGGATGTAAACTATCCGGCAATGATGATAATGACATCTGAGAATGATGATAGAGTTCCTCCTTTACATTCCTACAAATTTGTAGCAGAATTACAAAATAGAAAGGCACAAATAAACCCTATTCTCTTAAGAGTAGAAAAAGATGCAGGGCATTATGGTGGTACGAATTCGTACGCTCGTAATAAATTCAGAGCTAATTTTTATGACTTTTTATTGAAAGTTTTAATGAATTAG
- a CDS encoding prolyl oligopeptidase family serine peptidase yields the protein MKFYYLLFLITITTSVINAQKLEYPTCKKQTVTDTFFDHYKVTENYRWLENVRCDETKYWLNEENKIFSKFIRKGTSKYRCKLDIDKFAAIRTNYSVKLGKYYFAEYYRNTQASAGLYIGEYLDRVDQLIVDPNFNTKNKKVSIKGFSVSKNSDMLCYLTSNDGSDWMEARVVSLPSGTRKKDHIQDIKYSSIIWKGNGFFYSKYPLVDEFAATCSEEVYYHKLGDDQVQDQLIFKRKNPKAEFSYNCSDDERFFVLEEKASDYFNYFFIDYSANKPYLRPLLMKQKDKISFLDSNNGKLIVKSLKNNNGGSIVEIDPYEPYKWREIVPEHSDAILTTCKVKMNCIICVLQSKLQPVIKIYNFAGKVIHTAFMPLASSISGFDGPKEDENFIYYNECFTIPKVQYLFNTKTFESKNGEYTNVTFNYKNFEYKLLDYHSKDGTLIPLTLVYKKGMKRTGDNPTILKSYGGFGILSTPKFDPGIVYFLNQGGICAFASIRGGGDLGLEWAEAGKRLKKQNSINDFISAAEFLIREKYTNAHKLAITGASHGGLIVAAAAIKRPELFSAVVPVVPATDMIRFEQFTVGNFHTEEFGTIQDSTDFLNLSSYSPLHNIKKDINYPAMLVITSENDDRVPPFHSYKFVAELQNRDAQINPILLRVERDAGHSGGNNFSSYIDRKSDMYGFIMKILLK from the coding sequence ATGAAATTTTATTATCTGCTTTTTCTTATCACTATAACAACTAGTGTTATTAATGCTCAAAAATTAGAATACCCTACTTGCAAAAAGCAAACTGTTACGGATACTTTTTTCGATCACTACAAAGTAACTGAAAATTATAGATGGTTGGAAAATGTGAGGTGCGATGAAACCAAATATTGGCTTAACGAAGAAAATAAAATATTTAGCAAGTTTATAAGAAAGGGAACCTCGAAGTATCGATGTAAATTGGATATTGATAAATTCGCTGCTATACGAACAAACTATTCTGTAAAACTTGGCAAATACTATTTTGCTGAATATTATCGAAATACACAAGCTAGTGCTGGTTTATACATTGGAGAATACTTAGATAGAGTTGATCAATTAATCGTTGACCCAAACTTTAATACCAAAAATAAAAAAGTTAGCATTAAAGGATTCTCCGTCTCGAAAAACTCAGATATGCTTTGCTATCTTACCAGCAATGATGGGTCTGATTGGATGGAAGCGCGGGTAGTAAGCCTGCCTTCTGGAACAAGAAAAAAAGATCATATCCAAGACATTAAATATTCATCCATAATCTGGAAGGGAAATGGATTTTTCTATTCAAAATATCCATTAGTAGATGAGTTTGCTGCCACATGTAGCGAAGAAGTTTACTATCACAAACTAGGAGATGACCAAGTCCAAGATCAACTGATTTTTAAACGAAAAAACCCAAAGGCTGAATTTAGCTATAACTGTTCTGATGATGAACGTTTTTTTGTTCTTGAAGAAAAGGCAAGCGATTACTTCAATTACTTTTTCATAGATTATTCTGCAAATAAGCCTTATCTGCGTCCTTTACTAATGAAACAAAAGGATAAAATTTCTTTTTTAGATAGTAATAATGGTAAATTAATTGTTAAATCTTTAAAAAATAACAACGGAGGATCAATAGTTGAAATAGATCCGTATGAACCATACAAGTGGCGAGAAATCGTTCCTGAACATAGCGATGCAATACTAACAACTTGTAAGGTGAAAATGAACTGTATTATATGTGTCCTACAAAGTAAATTACAACCAGTTATTAAGATTTACAATTTTGCAGGGAAAGTTATTCATACTGCATTTATGCCATTAGCAAGTTCTATATCTGGTTTTGACGGGCCAAAAGAAGATGAAAACTTTATTTATTACAATGAGTGCTTTACCATACCCAAAGTACAATATCTATTTAATACAAAAACATTTGAGTCTAAGAATGGAGAATACACAAACGTAACGTTCAATTATAAAAACTTCGAATACAAACTCCTTGATTACCATAGTAAAGATGGTACATTGATACCTTTAACTTTAGTATATAAAAAAGGTATGAAACGAACTGGTGACAATCCTACCATTTTAAAATCATACGGAGGTTTTGGCATCCTCTCTACACCAAAATTTGATCCTGGAATTGTTTATTTCTTAAATCAAGGAGGAATTTGTGCATTTGCAAGTATTAGAGGTGGTGGTGACTTAGGATTGGAGTGGGCTGAAGCTGGGAAACGCCTCAAAAAACAAAATTCAATCAATGATTTTATATCAGCAGCTGAATTTCTTATTAGAGAAAAATATACAAATGCTCATAAATTGGCAATAACTGGAGCATCTCATGGTGGACTAATCGTAGCAGCTGCCGCTATAAAACGTCCTGAATTGTTTTCCGCAGTTGTTCCTGTTGTACCTGCCACAGATATGATCCGTTTTGAACAGTTTACCGTTGGTAATTTTCATACTGAAGAATTTGGCACGATTCAAGATTCAACTGATTTCCTGAACCTTAGCAGCTATTCTCCTTTACACAATATTAAGAAGGATATCAACTATCCAGCAATGCTAGTTATCACTTCTGAAAATGATGATCGAGTTCCTCCATTTCACTCCTACAAGTTTGTAGCCGAATTACAAAACAGAGATGCTCAAATTAATCCAATATTATTGAGAGTTGAAAGGGATGCTGGTCACAGTGGGGGTAATAATTTCTCATCCTACATTGATCGAAAATCAGACATGTATGGATTTATAATGAAAATTCTTCTAAAATAA
- the ilvA gene encoding threonine ammonia-lyase IlvA, with amino-acid sequence MSNKNYYPLMADIVKASRVVQEVAHTAPLLKNMNLSAKYQSNIHLKREDLQLVRSYKIRGAFNKISSLTKENLAKGIVCASAGNHAQGVAYSCQKLKCFGSIYMPETTPRQKIKQVKMFGGEFVEVFLTGDTFDDASSKAIADAKESGKTFIHPFDDPKTIEGQGTIGLEILQQYSEPIDYLVLPIGGGGLASGVGAWFKEFSPNTKIIGVEPEGAPSMKLALDNKCNLALENIDRFVDGAAVQKVGDYTWKVCEKVLDDILVVPEGLICSTILRLYNEDAIVAEPAGVMSIAALELMSDKLEGKNVVCVLSGSNNDITRMEEIKERSLLYEGLKHYFIVRFPQRSGALKEFVTDVLDTGDDITHFEYYKKSSREKGPAVIGIEVQKSEGLKRLKERMKDRNFIFEYLNDKTDLFQFIV; translated from the coding sequence ATGTCTAATAAAAATTATTATCCGCTCATGGCGGATATTGTTAAGGCAAGTAGAGTTGTTCAAGAGGTTGCACATACGGCACCTTTGTTAAAAAATATGAATTTGTCTGCCAAGTATCAGTCAAATATTCATCTTAAGAGGGAAGATTTGCAATTGGTGCGTTCTTATAAGATTAGAGGAGCCTTTAATAAAATATCAAGTCTGACTAAGGAAAACCTGGCAAAGGGAATTGTATGTGCTAGTGCTGGAAATCATGCTCAAGGAGTGGCATACTCTTGCCAAAAACTGAAGTGTTTCGGAAGTATTTATATGCCAGAAACAACACCACGTCAGAAAATTAAACAAGTAAAAATGTTTGGTGGTGAGTTTGTTGAAGTTTTCCTTACCGGAGATACTTTCGATGATGCTTCATCTAAAGCCATTGCTGATGCCAAAGAATCAGGAAAAACCTTTATTCATCCATTTGACGATCCAAAAACGATAGAAGGACAGGGTACGATTGGTTTAGAAATATTGCAACAATATAGCGAGCCGATTGACTATTTAGTTCTGCCTATTGGTGGAGGTGGACTAGCTTCAGGAGTAGGAGCTTGGTTTAAAGAATTTAGTCCGAATACTAAGATTATTGGTGTAGAGCCAGAAGGTGCTCCATCTATGAAATTGGCTTTGGATAATAAGTGTAATCTGGCTCTTGAAAATATTGATCGTTTTGTTGATGGTGCCGCTGTTCAAAAGGTTGGTGATTACACATGGAAGGTTTGTGAAAAGGTTTTAGATGATATTTTAGTTGTACCAGAAGGCTTAATCTGCTCAACCATATTGCGTTTATATAACGAAGATGCAATAGTAGCTGAACCTGCTGGTGTGATGTCTATTGCTGCTTTGGAATTGATGAGTGATAAGCTAGAGGGTAAAAACGTGGTTTGTGTTCTAAGTGGCAGCAACAACGATATTACCCGAATGGAAGAAATAAAAGAGCGAAGTCTTCTATATGAAGGCTTGAAGCACTATTTCATAGTTCGTTTTCCACAAAGATCAGGAGCTCTTAAAGAATTTGTGACCGATGTACTTGATACAGGAGATGATATAACCCATTTCGAATATTATAAGAAAAGTAGTCGTGAGAAAGGACCTGCTGTAATTGGTATAGAAGTTCAGAAATCAGAAGGACTAAAACGATTAAAAGAAAGAATGAAAGATCGAAATTTCATCTTTGAATACCTTAATGATAAGACTGATTTGTTTCAGTTCATCGTTTAA
- the leuB gene encoding 3-isopropylmalate dehydrogenase: MTYKIAVLAGDGIGPEIVAQARKVIDAVAEKFNHQFDYTEALIGASAIDAVGNPYPDETHELCMNSDAVLFGAIGDPKYDNDPNAKVRPEQGLLKMRQKLGLYANLRPLEPFKSLLHKSPLKTELLEGVDFLCIRELTGGIYFGRPQGRSEDGNTAFDSCVYTKEEVERIVRLGFEFAGKRRKKLTVVDKANVLATSRLWREIAQKMEPEYPEIEVEYMFVDNAAMQIITWPKRFDVMVTENMFGDILTDEASVISGSLGMLPSASIGVHTSVFEPIHGSYPQVAGQNIANPCATVLSAAMMLDHAFGMKKEALIREAVDKALEAGVVTEDIADGKKAYSTSEVGDWLANYIKNV; encoded by the coding sequence ATGACATACAAAATTGCAGTATTAGCCGGTGATGGAATCGGTCCGGAAATCGTTGCACAGGCTCGTAAAGTCATCGATGCTGTAGCAGAAAAATTCAATCATCAATTTGATTATACCGAGGCTTTGATTGGGGCTTCAGCTATTGATGCTGTCGGAAATCCTTATCCGGATGAAACGCACGAGCTTTGTATGAATTCAGATGCTGTTTTGTTTGGAGCTATTGGAGATCCAAAATATGATAATGATCCGAATGCAAAGGTGCGTCCGGAGCAAGGCTTATTGAAAATGCGTCAGAAGCTAGGCTTATACGCAAACCTTCGCCCATTAGAGCCCTTTAAGTCACTATTGCACAAGTCACCACTGAAAACTGAATTGCTTGAAGGTGTTGACTTTTTGTGTATTCGTGAGTTGACTGGTGGTATTTATTTTGGACGTCCTCAAGGAAGATCAGAGGATGGGAATACAGCATTCGACTCATGTGTTTATACAAAGGAAGAAGTTGAACGTATTGTACGTTTAGGTTTCGAATTTGCAGGAAAGCGTAGAAAAAAGCTGACTGTAGTCGATAAGGCAAATGTTTTGGCAACCTCACGTTTGTGGCGAGAAATTGCTCAGAAAATGGAGCCTGAATATCCAGAAATTGAGGTTGAATACATGTTTGTTGATAATGCCGCCATGCAGATTATCACTTGGCCTAAACGTTTCGATGTGATGGTTACAGAGAATATGTTTGGTGATATCTTGACCGATGAGGCAAGTGTTATTTCTGGTTCATTGGGTATGTTGCCATCAGCTTCAATAGGTGTGCACACTTCGGTATTCGAACCAATTCACGGCTCATATCCACAGGTTGCAGGACAAAATATAGCGAATCCATGTGCAACCGTTCTTTCAGCCGCTATGATGTTGGATCATGCTTTTGGAATGAAAAAAGAAGCTTTAATTCGTGAAGCTGTTGATAAAGCATTAGAAGCAGGAGTTGTTACTGAAGATATTGCTGATGGCAAAAAAGCTTATTCAACTAGTGAAGTGGGTGATTGGTTGGCGAATTACATCAAGAATGTTTAG
- a CDS encoding alpha-isopropylmalate synthase regulatory domain-containing protein gives MNELRSLEIMDTTLRDGEQTSGVSFNSEEKLGMAKLLLQSLKVDRIEVASARVSKGEFQAVQRITKWAEENDCLDKIEVLGFVDGTDSLDWIHASGARVVNLLAKGSLKHLKGQLKKSPGQHVQAVKDAIEYAANLGIKVNLYLEDWSNGMIASRDYVWYLLDELQHEKIERFMLPDTLGVMNQVQAFDFCYACRERYPKLHFDFHAHNDYDLALANVYSAVLAGMNGIHTTVNGLGERAGNAPLASVVGVINDHLARKINVDEDKINTVSRIVETFSGVRIPSNKPLVGENVFTQTCGVHADGDSKDDLYFNRLMPERFGRERKYALGKTSGKANIKKNLEELGITLEEETMKMVTQRVIELGDKKETVTIDDLPYIVSDVLNQTMEEMPIQIKHYSLSLSKGMRPFVSINLEVNGKMHEGTSSGDGQYDAFMNAIWSIYDELGRDRPVLTDYLVRIPPGGKTDALVEALIAWNYKGKEYKTRGLDPDQIEAAIKATLRMLNLIEQHDSVEINSLKTE, from the coding sequence ATGAACGAACTGCGTAGCTTAGAAATAATGGATACCACCCTTAGGGATGGAGAACAGACTTCTGGGGTAAGCTTTAATTCGGAGGAAAAATTAGGGATGGCAAAGCTTTTGCTGCAATCCTTAAAAGTCGATCGAATTGAAGTGGCCTCAGCCAGAGTATCAAAAGGAGAATTTCAAGCCGTACAACGAATTACAAAGTGGGCGGAGGAAAACGACTGTCTGGATAAAATTGAAGTGTTGGGTTTTGTAGATGGAACCGATTCTTTGGACTGGATTCATGCAAGTGGAGCCAGAGTGGTTAATCTATTAGCGAAAGGTTCGTTAAAACATTTAAAAGGTCAGCTTAAAAAATCACCAGGACAGCATGTTCAGGCCGTTAAAGATGCCATTGAATATGCTGCAAATCTAGGAATTAAGGTGAACTTATACTTAGAGGATTGGTCGAATGGAATGATAGCTTCTAGAGATTATGTTTGGTATCTTTTAGATGAATTGCAACACGAGAAAATTGAACGTTTCATGTTACCAGATACTTTGGGAGTTATGAATCAGGTTCAAGCTTTCGATTTCTGTTATGCTTGCCGCGAAAGATATCCAAAACTTCATTTCGATTTTCATGCTCACAATGATTATGATTTAGCACTCGCTAATGTTTATTCAGCAGTTTTGGCAGGAATGAATGGAATTCATACAACAGTGAATGGTTTGGGTGAAAGAGCTGGAAATGCTCCTTTAGCTTCGGTTGTTGGTGTAATCAACGATCATTTGGCTAGAAAGATTAATGTCGATGAGGATAAAATTAATACTGTAAGTCGAATTGTTGAGACTTTTTCAGGAGTGCGTATTCCATCCAATAAGCCTTTAGTTGGCGAAAATGTATTTACACAAACCTGTGGAGTGCATGCCGATGGTGATTCAAAGGATGATTTGTATTTTAATCGCCTAATGCCAGAACGTTTCGGACGCGAACGAAAATATGCTTTGGGTAAAACTTCGGGTAAGGCAAATATCAAAAAGAACCTGGAAGAATTAGGCATTACTCTGGAAGAGGAGACCATGAAAATGGTTACCCAAAGAGTGATTGAATTGGGCGATAAAAAAGAGACGGTAACCATTGATGATCTTCCTTACATTGTTTCTGATGTTTTGAATCAGACCATGGAAGAGATGCCAATTCAGATCAAACATTATTCCTTGTCATTATCGAAAGGAATGCGACCATTTGTATCTATTAATTTAGAAGTAAATGGGAAAATGCACGAAGGTACATCTTCTGGCGATGGACAATATGATGCTTTTATGAATGCCATTTGGAGCATTTATGACGAATTGGGTAGAGATCGTCCAGTACTTACCGATTATCTGGTTCGAATTCCTCCCGGAGGAAAAACGGATGCTCTTGTTGAAGCTTTGATTGCATGGAATTATAAAGGAAAAGAATATAAAACCAGAGGGTTGGATCCTGATCAGATTGAAGCGGCAATAAAAGCTACGCTTCGAATGCTAAATTTGATAGAGCAACATGATAGTGTAGAAATAAACTCATTAAAAACTGAATAA